A genomic segment from Actinoplanes sichuanensis encodes:
- a CDS encoding carbohydrate ABC transporter permease, producing MVHQTLERPAGAGKPAREQGQPRRRYRYGERPGLAYLFLSPWIAGALVLTIGPMLASLYLSFTDYDLFTTPQWVGLDNYRRLFTDDPRFLASVGVTLRYVLISTPLKLIAALAVAMLLNRVTRGSGFYRSAFYAPSLLGASAAIAIVWRLIFDNQGIVDNGLSAIGIHTGGWVASPRYALLVIVALAVWQFGAPMVIFLAGLKQIPQELYDASSVDGAGWWRTFRSVTLPMLSPVIFFNLVLEMIHAFQSFTGAFVVSGGRGGPSDSTLFYTLYLYDNAFSNFRMGYASAMAWALLLVIAAVTAVLFGTSRRWVYYAGDDSR from the coding sequence ATGGTGCATCAAACCCTCGAGAGGCCGGCCGGCGCCGGTAAGCCGGCCCGCGAGCAGGGACAGCCGCGGCGGCGCTACCGCTACGGCGAGCGTCCCGGCCTGGCCTACCTGTTCCTGTCCCCGTGGATCGCCGGCGCCCTGGTGCTGACGATCGGACCGATGCTCGCCTCGCTCTACCTGTCGTTCACCGACTACGACCTGTTCACCACACCGCAGTGGGTGGGGCTGGACAACTACCGGCGGCTGTTCACCGACGACCCCCGGTTCCTCGCCTCGGTCGGGGTGACGCTGCGGTACGTGCTGATCTCCACCCCGCTCAAGCTGATCGCCGCCCTCGCGGTCGCGATGCTGCTGAACCGGGTGACCCGGGGCTCCGGGTTCTACCGCTCGGCGTTCTACGCCCCGTCGCTGCTGGGCGCCAGCGCCGCGATCGCCATCGTCTGGCGCCTGATCTTCGACAACCAGGGCATCGTCGACAACGGCCTGTCCGCGATCGGCATCCACACCGGCGGCTGGGTGGCCTCACCCCGTTACGCCCTGCTGGTCATCGTGGCGCTCGCGGTCTGGCAGTTCGGCGCGCCGATGGTGATCTTCCTGGCCGGCCTCAAGCAGATCCCCCAGGAGTTGTACGACGCCTCCTCGGTCGACGGGGCCGGCTGGTGGCGCACCTTCCGCTCGGTGACCCTGCCGATGCTGTCGCCGGTCATCTTCTTCAACCTGGTCCTGGAGATGATCCACGCGTTCCAGTCGTTCACCGGCGCGTTCGTGGTCAGCGGCGGGCGCGGTGGGCCCAGCGACTCCACCCTCTTCTACACCCTTTACCTGTACGACAACGCCTTCTCGAACTTCCGCATGGGATACGCCTCCGCGATGGCCTGGGCACTGCTCCTGGTGATCGCGGCCGTCACGGCGGTGCTGTTCGGGACGTCGCGCCGATGGGTCTACTACGCGGGAGACGATTCACGTTGA
- a CDS encoding polysaccharide lyase family protein, producing the protein MSQPVSRRTVLGLAGSIAGATVLAPAFATAANAEAGADVTLTDNGKSVTLTNGLIQFTLVKATAEIINLRLVGSTQGNENVDLLPGGRSHGYTTFNVGTAAASGMKGGTFSVISQTTDRIEVSVLSADPTLQPFYVDIRFALERGASGLYSYWIVKYPDDMPDGLALGQLRYAFSNGTDAAFRWFAVDDERGVQQRPTVAEVQAAVTLQDSTIALPDGTIWSKYQTSTDLEGDNNVFLMSNGTIGLSLVQASKESFGGPTRQELSVHDYYDGMILLWHPLTGHYGMPDVQPAKGWGKVYGPFYLHVAEAATGDEATNVAALWADAKQVAAREKARWPYQWITDPLYAADQRSTVTGRLAIPGQSAIRDGWAVLYQPGPDRDWRGTVLDGTDWQYLGLDYIYFAPIDRAGKFTIPAVRPGTYTLAAFAKGAFGEYRRTGITVPAAGQVDTGRHTWRPVSHGKTLWQIGTPDRTAKEFHTPGGSDGYRSTLAWLEYPYEFPDGVDFTVGTDDPAEKWNYFHPALATPGTAAQLAWRGTTPDETLTNWKIRFAGRRYRTGTGYLDIAIAGSVFGTLAVTLNGTPIASVDPLPGVPGDNSSYRLVARSMYRLLPTITFPATLIQSGENVLSLAPTRAGEITDGLDDWMEPMSGIMYDAIRLQVDAR; encoded by the coding sequence ATGTCCCAACCCGTCTCGCGGCGTACCGTCCTCGGCCTCGCGGGGAGCATCGCGGGAGCCACCGTCCTGGCTCCGGCCTTCGCCACGGCCGCGAACGCCGAGGCCGGGGCCGACGTCACGCTCACCGACAACGGCAAGTCGGTGACGCTGACCAACGGTCTCATCCAATTCACTCTCGTCAAGGCGACGGCGGAGATCATCAACCTCCGGCTCGTCGGCAGCACCCAGGGCAACGAGAACGTCGATCTCCTGCCGGGTGGCCGCAGCCACGGTTATACGACCTTCAACGTCGGCACCGCCGCCGCCAGCGGCATGAAAGGCGGGACCTTCAGCGTGATCAGTCAGACGACCGATCGCATCGAGGTTTCCGTTCTCTCCGCCGACCCGACTCTGCAGCCCTTCTACGTCGATATTCGCTTCGCACTCGAACGTGGCGCGTCCGGTCTGTACTCCTACTGGATCGTCAAGTACCCCGACGACATGCCCGACGGCCTCGCGCTCGGACAGCTGCGGTATGCCTTCTCCAACGGCACCGACGCGGCGTTCCGCTGGTTCGCCGTCGACGACGAGCGCGGCGTCCAGCAGCGGCCCACCGTGGCTGAGGTGCAGGCAGCGGTGACCCTGCAGGACTCCACCATCGCGCTGCCCGACGGCACGATCTGGAGCAAGTACCAGACCAGCACCGACCTCGAAGGCGACAACAACGTCTTCCTGATGTCCAACGGGACCATCGGGCTCTCCCTCGTGCAGGCGAGCAAGGAGAGCTTCGGCGGGCCGACCCGTCAGGAGCTCAGCGTCCACGACTACTACGACGGCATGATCCTGCTGTGGCACCCGCTGACCGGCCACTACGGCATGCCCGACGTGCAGCCGGCGAAAGGCTGGGGCAAGGTCTACGGTCCCTTCTACCTGCACGTCGCTGAGGCGGCGACCGGTGACGAGGCCACCAACGTCGCGGCCCTGTGGGCGGACGCCAAACAGGTCGCGGCCCGGGAGAAGGCTCGCTGGCCGTACCAGTGGATCACCGATCCGCTCTACGCCGCCGACCAGCGGTCCACCGTGACCGGCCGGCTCGCCATCCCCGGCCAGTCCGCGATCCGCGACGGCTGGGCCGTGCTCTACCAGCCGGGCCCCGACCGGGACTGGCGCGGCACCGTCCTGGACGGCACGGATTGGCAGTATCTCGGCCTGGACTACATCTACTTCGCCCCGATCGACCGGGCCGGCAAATTCACGATCCCGGCGGTACGACCTGGCACCTACACCCTCGCCGCGTTCGCCAAGGGCGCGTTCGGGGAGTACCGCCGGACCGGTATCACTGTGCCCGCCGCCGGCCAGGTCGACACCGGCCGGCACACCTGGCGGCCGGTCAGTCACGGCAAGACCCTCTGGCAGATCGGTACGCCCGACCGGACCGCGAAGGAGTTCCACACCCCCGGCGGCTCCGACGGCTACCGTAGCACCCTGGCCTGGCTGGAATACCCGTACGAGTTCCCGGACGGCGTCGACTTCACCGTCGGCACCGACGATCCGGCCGAGAAGTGGAACTATTTCCACCCCGCCCTGGCCACTCCTGGCACCGCCGCACAACTGGCCTGGCGGGGCACCACCCCCGACGAGACACTGACCAACTGGAAGATCCGCTTCGCCGGCCGCCGGTACCGCACCGGCACCGGATACCTCGACATCGCGATCGCCGGCTCCGTCTTCGGCACCCTCGCCGTGACACTCAACGGCACCCCGATCGCGTCCGTCGACCCGCTGCCCGGCGTGCCCGGTGACAACAGCTCCTACCGGCTGGTCGCGCGATCGATGTACCGGCTGCTGCCGACCATCACCTTCCCCGCCACGCTGATCCAATCCGGTGAGAACGTGCTCTCCCTCGCGCCGACACGGGCTGGCGAGATCACCGACGGCCTGGACGACTGGATGGAGCCGATGTCCGGAATCATGTACGACGCGATCCGCCTGCAGGTGGACGCCCGGTGA
- a CDS encoding glycoside hydrolase family 2 TIM barrel-domain containing protein translates to MTEISPETGTDLDYITAVGPSEGTLPPRASTPVTTADRVDLNGTWQFRLSRSAVEAERRELAPDSGDWKDIQVPGHWQLQGFGDPWYTNADYPFPVDPPRVPATNPTGDYRNEFIWDKPVEGRRWVMRFEGIESIGRIRLNGVLLGITRGSRLEQDFDVTDHLVPGANLLEVRVHQWSAQSYLEDQDMWWLPGIFRGVSLLERPDGEIGDLFVRADYDADTGAGTLHVETTAPAWISCPELGVTGRLTGETIDLASVDPWTAETPRLYTVTVVRAEETRTLRAGFRRVEVRDGNLLVNGRAVQLRGVNHHEFHPERGRAVTPADLEANIRTMKQHNVNALRTSHYPPSAHLLDLCDEYGLWVLDECDIETHGFLHQDEEHGEWTAPWKSNPSADVSWKPAYLDRMRRMVERDKNHPSIIIWSLGNEAGNGENFAAMAAYARRRDGTRPIHYIDDVACEYVDIFGQMYTEFARLDEIGRRVDRIDPTATADTAQDIARRKLPYIITEFGHAMGNGPGGLLDYRELFEKYDRCQGGFIWEWRDQGLARPLPDGRIEYTYGGDFGEPVHDDTFSIDGLVFPDGSPSPGLLEFKAVFAPIRITVATAGDTVHIRNLRDFAALDDVEFRWTVAFDGVEEASGVLDVPALPAGESATVLIPETPQREGECVVTVTAVTRAASRWAGAGHEIAFGQAAGQRLNPAPATVPSPGLTPVDATRTASITLGPARFDAESGALTALGGLAFTTPPRLDLWRAPTSNDLQVGQDTSAARRWLKANLHALDHTTLSVERAGDQIRVLTRVAPLARSFGVHVDALWSLTEDPEEVRLQLTATPFGAWPYTWPRIGLRFAVPAAYDSVTWYGYGPGERYPDTRSATRLGLWSSSVTDLQTPYVVPQENGARGGLRHLSTTGGVLRLEVAAESEFGFTARPWTSEELTAARHHWELVPGPETVFTLDIAHDGIGSAACGPLPLPADRLFPRATQLRARLRTVRS, encoded by the coding sequence ATGACGGAGATCTCGCCCGAAACAGGCACAGACCTCGACTACATCACCGCCGTCGGACCCTCCGAGGGCACCCTGCCGCCACGCGCCTCCACGCCGGTCACCACCGCCGACCGGGTGGACCTCAACGGCACCTGGCAGTTCCGGCTCTCCCGATCGGCCGTCGAAGCGGAACGCCGCGAGCTGGCGCCCGACTCCGGCGACTGGAAGGACATCCAGGTGCCGGGTCACTGGCAACTCCAGGGCTTCGGGGACCCCTGGTACACCAATGCCGACTACCCGTTCCCCGTCGACCCGCCCCGCGTTCCCGCCACCAACCCGACCGGCGATTACCGCAACGAGTTCATCTGGGACAAGCCGGTCGAAGGCCGGCGCTGGGTCATGCGCTTCGAGGGCATCGAGTCGATCGGGCGAATCAGGCTGAACGGCGTCCTGCTCGGCATCACCCGCGGCAGCCGTCTGGAGCAGGACTTCGACGTCACCGACCACCTCGTGCCCGGCGCGAACCTACTCGAGGTACGCGTCCACCAGTGGTCGGCACAGAGCTACTTGGAAGACCAGGACATGTGGTGGCTGCCCGGGATCTTCCGTGGCGTGTCCCTGCTCGAACGCCCCGACGGCGAGATCGGCGACCTCTTCGTCCGGGCCGACTACGACGCGGACACCGGCGCCGGCACCCTGCACGTGGAGACCACGGCGCCGGCCTGGATCAGCTGCCCTGAACTCGGTGTCACCGGCCGGCTCACCGGCGAGACCATCGATCTCGCCTCGGTCGATCCGTGGACCGCCGAGACCCCACGCCTCTACACCGTCACGGTCGTCCGGGCCGAGGAGACCCGTACGCTGCGCGCGGGATTCCGCCGCGTCGAGGTCCGCGACGGCAACCTGCTGGTCAACGGCCGGGCCGTACAGCTGCGCGGCGTCAACCACCACGAGTTCCACCCGGAACGCGGACGGGCGGTGACCCCGGCCGACCTCGAAGCGAACATCCGCACGATGAAGCAGCACAACGTCAACGCGCTCCGGACCAGCCACTACCCGCCTTCGGCCCACCTGCTCGACCTGTGCGACGAGTACGGGCTGTGGGTCCTCGACGAGTGCGACATCGAGACGCACGGGTTCCTGCACCAGGACGAGGAACACGGCGAATGGACCGCCCCGTGGAAGTCGAATCCGTCGGCTGACGTCTCCTGGAAGCCGGCCTACCTCGACCGGATGCGGCGCATGGTCGAACGCGACAAGAACCACCCGAGCATCATCATCTGGTCGCTGGGCAACGAGGCCGGCAACGGTGAGAACTTCGCCGCGATGGCCGCCTACGCCCGCCGGCGCGACGGCACCCGGCCGATCCACTACATCGACGACGTGGCCTGCGAGTACGTCGACATCTTCGGCCAGATGTACACGGAGTTCGCCCGGCTCGACGAGATCGGCCGCCGCGTGGACCGCATCGATCCCACAGCGACCGCCGACACGGCTCAGGACATCGCCCGCCGCAAGTTGCCGTACATCATCACCGAGTTCGGCCACGCCATGGGCAACGGGCCCGGCGGCCTGCTCGACTATCGCGAGCTGTTCGAGAAGTACGACCGCTGCCAGGGCGGCTTCATCTGGGAGTGGCGCGATCAGGGCCTCGCCCGGCCGCTGCCGGACGGCCGGATCGAGTACACCTACGGCGGTGACTTCGGCGAGCCCGTCCACGACGACACCTTCTCGATCGACGGTCTGGTGTTCCCCGACGGAAGTCCCTCCCCCGGGCTCCTCGAGTTCAAGGCGGTCTTCGCTCCGATCCGGATCACCGTGGCGACCGCCGGTGACACCGTCCACATCCGCAACCTGCGCGACTTCGCCGCCCTCGACGACGTCGAGTTCCGCTGGACCGTCGCCTTCGACGGGGTGGAGGAGGCCTCCGGCGTTCTCGACGTGCCGGCGCTGCCGGCCGGCGAGTCGGCGACGGTTCTCATCCCGGAGACGCCCCAGCGCGAGGGCGAGTGTGTCGTCACCGTCACCGCGGTCACCCGCGCCGCCAGCCGGTGGGCCGGCGCCGGTCACGAGATCGCCTTCGGTCAGGCCGCCGGGCAGCGGCTCAACCCCGCTCCGGCCACAGTGCCCAGCCCCGGCCTGACCCCCGTCGACGCCACCCGGACCGCCTCGATCACGCTCGGCCCGGCCCGCTTCGACGCCGAGTCGGGCGCGCTCACCGCCCTCGGCGGCCTCGCCTTCACCACCCCGCCGCGGCTGGATCTGTGGCGGGCACCGACCAGCAACGACCTGCAGGTCGGCCAGGACACCTCGGCGGCCAGGCGCTGGCTCAAGGCGAACCTGCACGCTCTGGACCACACCACCCTGTCGGTCGAGCGGGCCGGCGACCAGATCCGGGTGCTCACCCGGGTCGCGCCGCTCGCCCGCAGCTTCGGCGTCCACGTCGACGCACTCTGGTCCCTGACCGAGGACCCCGAGGAGGTACGGCTGCAGCTCACCGCGACCCCGTTCGGCGCCTGGCCGTACACCTGGCCCCGGATCGGGCTGCGCTTCGCGGTTCCGGCCGCCTACGACAGTGTGACCTGGTACGGGTACGGCCCCGGCGAGCGCTACCCGGACACCAGGTCGGCGACCCGGCTGGGCCTCTGGTCGAGCTCGGTGACCGACCTCCAGACACCGTACGTGGTACCGCAGGAGAACGGCGCGCGTGGCGGTCTGCGCCACCTCAGCACCACGGGCGGCGTGCTCCGCCTGGAGGTGGCCGCCGAATCGGAGTTCGGGTTCACCGCACGCCCGTGGACCTCGGAGGAGCTGACGGCGGCACGGCACCACTGGGAACTCGTCCCCGGGCCCGAGACGGTGTTCACCCTCGACATCGCCCACGACGGCATCGGCAGCGCCGCGTGCGGCCCCTTGCCGCTGCCGGCGGACCGGCTGTTCCCCCGGGCCACGCAGCTGCGTGCCCGGCTGCGCACGGTGCGGAGCTGA
- a CDS encoding ABC transporter substrate-binding protein: protein MRIRKHPGRAVRLLAVTAVGALLATVAACGGGGSGEDGNVTIRFDYWGSAERAKATNDAIALFEQANPGIKVESSFSDFGGYFQKLATQVAGGSAPDVLQMDYSYVREYADRGVLAQLDSGEAQVQTSGLSQQLLSGGSVDSKLFAIPIAQNTQMFSYDAAQWEKVGATEPTDTWKWSDLQAAAQKVTDGTGKKVYGLNDFGGVLDWFEVWLRQQGKQLYTEDGKLGYTEADVTAWWKLSDSWRTSGAVTPAEITTKIDGTQENDPVAQKKSSATFGYDSGFTPKLWEQYGRELTATSFPTDTGKRGQFAKPAMMLSIAQRSDNKKAAAKLVDFLIHDTSAGTALGMSRGLPADEKVRELVGATLQGPPKAAYEYEQKVLATLDTAPPPPPKGAGEVKVAFQRVYDDVIFGRATVEASATKFISEAQRAISS from the coding sequence ATGCGGATCAGGAAACATCCGGGGCGGGCCGTCCGCCTGCTGGCCGTGACAGCGGTGGGCGCCCTTCTCGCCACCGTCGCCGCCTGCGGTGGCGGCGGATCCGGCGAGGACGGCAACGTCACCATCCGGTTCGACTACTGGGGCTCCGCCGAGCGGGCCAAGGCGACCAACGACGCGATCGCCCTGTTCGAGCAGGCCAATCCGGGCATCAAGGTGGAGTCGTCGTTCTCCGACTTCGGCGGCTACTTCCAGAAGCTGGCCACGCAGGTCGCCGGCGGCAGCGCTCCCGACGTGCTGCAGATGGACTACAGCTACGTGCGGGAGTACGCCGACCGTGGTGTGCTCGCGCAGCTCGACAGCGGTGAGGCACAGGTGCAGACGTCGGGTCTGAGCCAGCAGCTGCTGTCCGGCGGCTCGGTCGACAGCAAGCTCTTCGCCATCCCGATCGCGCAGAACACGCAGATGTTCAGCTACGACGCCGCCCAGTGGGAGAAGGTCGGCGCCACCGAGCCGACCGACACCTGGAAGTGGAGTGACCTGCAGGCGGCGGCCCAGAAGGTCACCGACGGCACCGGCAAGAAGGTGTACGGGCTCAACGACTTCGGCGGCGTCCTGGACTGGTTCGAGGTGTGGCTGCGCCAGCAGGGCAAGCAGCTCTACACCGAGGACGGCAAGCTCGGCTACACCGAGGCCGACGTCACCGCCTGGTGGAAGCTGTCCGACTCCTGGCGCACCAGCGGCGCCGTCACTCCGGCCGAGATCACCACGAAGATCGACGGCACGCAGGAGAATGACCCGGTGGCGCAGAAGAAGTCGTCAGCGACGTTCGGCTACGACAGCGGGTTCACGCCGAAGCTCTGGGAGCAGTACGGCCGGGAGCTCACCGCCACCTCCTTCCCCACCGACACCGGTAAGCGTGGCCAGTTCGCCAAGCCCGCCATGATGCTCAGCATCGCCCAGCGCTCGGACAACAAGAAGGCGGCGGCCAAGCTGGTCGACTTCCTGATCCACGACACCAGCGCGGGCACCGCCCTCGGCATGTCCCGCGGCCTGCCCGCCGACGAGAAGGTGCGCGAGCTGGTCGGCGCCACCCTGCAGGGCCCGCCGAAGGCCGCCTACGAGTACGAGCAGAAGGTCCTCGCGACCCTCGACACCGCTCCCCCGCCGCCGCCGAAGGGTGCCGGCGAGGTCAAGGTCGCCTTCCAGCGCGTGTACGACGACGTCATCTTCGGGCGCGCCACGGTCGAGGCGAGCGCCACCAAGTTCATCAGCGAGGCGCAGCGGGCGATCTCGTCCTGA
- a CDS encoding Gfo/Idh/MocA family protein has protein sequence MEFYRAAVVGTGAIANAHAEALRALGSRISLTAVVDVDPARARAFADAWEVPTVAPNLPTLLATGDVDLVHVCTPPSTHTALALQCLEAGVTVLLEKPPTLSLAELDTLIDASERTGAHVATVFQQRFGPGIRRLRTLAADGDLGAPLLATCHTHWYRDDAYYTALPWRGRWETEGGGPTMGHGIHQFDLLLSILGDWEQVTAVAARRSRPTDTEDVSLAVVTFASGAVASVVNSVVSPRQVSALRIDYAHATIELDHLYGYTDDNWTVTPAPGHEHLTAAWAGAPSTSGNGHTAQLAAVLDALDAGAAPPVSLADTRVTVEFIAALYASAFTGRPVRAGQIGPDDPFAKRMDGTGAPWQ, from the coding sequence GTGGAGTTCTACCGTGCGGCCGTCGTCGGCACCGGGGCGATCGCGAACGCCCACGCCGAAGCCCTGCGTGCCCTCGGCAGCCGGATCAGCCTCACCGCCGTGGTGGACGTCGACCCCGCACGGGCGCGAGCCTTCGCGGACGCGTGGGAGGTGCCCACCGTGGCGCCGAACCTGCCGACCCTGCTGGCGACCGGCGACGTGGACCTGGTCCACGTGTGCACCCCGCCCTCCACCCACACCGCGCTCGCGCTGCAGTGCCTCGAAGCCGGCGTCACCGTCCTGCTGGAGAAACCGCCGACACTGTCACTGGCCGAGCTGGACACCCTGATCGACGCCTCCGAGCGCACCGGCGCCCACGTGGCGACGGTGTTCCAGCAGCGGTTCGGGCCCGGCATCCGGCGGTTGCGCACCCTGGCGGCCGACGGTGATCTCGGGGCGCCGCTGCTGGCGACCTGCCACACCCACTGGTACCGCGACGACGCCTACTACACCGCCCTGCCGTGGCGCGGCAGGTGGGAGACCGAGGGCGGCGGCCCGACCATGGGACACGGCATCCACCAGTTCGACCTGCTGCTGTCGATCCTCGGTGACTGGGAGCAGGTCACCGCGGTGGCCGCCCGCCGCAGCCGGCCGACCGACACCGAGGACGTGTCGCTGGCCGTCGTCACGTTCGCCAGCGGTGCCGTCGCCTCGGTGGTCAACTCGGTGGTCTCGCCCCGGCAGGTCTCAGCCCTTCGGATCGACTACGCGCACGCCACCATCGAGCTCGACCATCTGTACGGCTACACCGACGACAACTGGACGGTGACCCCCGCGCCCGGCCACGAGCACCTCACCGCCGCGTGGGCCGGCGCCCCGTCCACCTCGGGCAACGGGCACACCGCCCAGTTGGCCGCGGTCCTCGATGCCCTGGACGCCGGTGCCGCCCCACCGGTCTCGCTGGCCGACACCCGGGTCACGGTGGAGTTCATCGCCGCCCTGTACGCCTCCGCGTTCACCGGCCGTCCGGTCCGGGCCGGGCAGATCGGGCCGGACGACCCGTTCGCGAAGCGGATGGACGGCACCGGCGCACCCTGGCAGTAG
- a CDS encoding LacI family DNA-binding transcriptional regulator, giving the protein MPTRRVTIREVAQAAGVSRQTVTRAINDMADISEETRQRVMKTVEELGYRPNRFAIELSRQRTLSVGLIIGTFRNPYYAQLADAFVNELQRRDWQLVVGTSERGEAEVIGSMASQVDAIVGYIDQSEDEIAATFRGMPIIRLEHRATTAGVHSVELDWRRGVTDLVTALRAKGARRFGMIDASPATPDPLGTPRRRYFEDAVSEQCTVVTEIQSIAGGADGIRKLLAQDPRIDTVLAFNDLMAMGAVQGAHTLGVDVPGAIRIVGIDGLSLGEAVSPQLTSLSLDSAAVAREAADILAQLFAGHAGTSGSIARAVTPVVVWRESA; this is encoded by the coding sequence ATGCCGACTCGCCGGGTGACGATCCGGGAGGTCGCCCAAGCCGCTGGGGTGTCGCGGCAGACGGTCACCCGGGCCATCAACGACATGGCCGACATCAGCGAGGAGACGCGGCAGCGCGTCATGAAGACGGTCGAGGAGCTCGGCTACCGGCCGAACCGGTTCGCGATCGAGCTGTCCCGCCAGCGCACACTGTCGGTCGGCCTGATCATAGGAACGTTCCGGAACCCGTATTACGCCCAGCTCGCCGACGCGTTCGTCAACGAGCTGCAGCGCCGGGACTGGCAACTCGTCGTCGGCACCTCCGAGCGCGGCGAGGCGGAGGTGATCGGCTCGATGGCCTCGCAGGTGGACGCCATCGTCGGCTACATCGACCAGTCCGAGGACGAGATCGCGGCGACGTTCCGCGGCATGCCGATCATCCGCCTGGAGCACCGCGCGACGACCGCCGGGGTGCACTCCGTCGAACTCGACTGGCGACGGGGCGTCACCGACCTGGTCACCGCGCTGCGGGCGAAAGGGGCCCGGCGGTTCGGCATGATCGATGCGTCGCCTGCCACGCCCGACCCGCTCGGGACGCCGCGCCGCCGGTACTTCGAGGACGCGGTGAGTGAGCAGTGCACGGTCGTCACGGAGATCCAGTCGATCGCCGGTGGAGCGGACGGGATCCGGAAACTGCTCGCGCAGGATCCGCGGATCGACACCGTTCTGGCCTTCAACGACCTGATGGCGATGGGGGCCGTGCAGGGGGCGCACACACTGGGCGTCGACGTCCCGGGGGCCATCCGTATCGTCGGGATCGACGGGCTCTCCCTCGGTGAGGCCGTGAGCCCGCAGCTGACGAGTCTCTCGCTGGACTCCGCAGCCGTCGCCCGGGAGGCCGCGGACATCCTCGCCCAGCTCTTCGCCGGTCATGCGGGGACGAGCGGCTCCATCGCCCGGGCCGTCACGCCCGTCGTCGTCTGGCGCGAATCCGCCTGA
- a CDS encoding carbohydrate ABC transporter permease: MTTITAAVPVARRIRRILLHLAMIATICVLLYPVAWLIASSFKPASEILSGASLWPSRIVLSNYTEVFAGVAGVSVWRFAFNSLLISVGAVIGNVVSCSLAAYAFAWMRFRLRGPMFAFMIGTIMLPVHVLLIPQYTIFQSLGMIDTIWPLVLPKLLATDAFFIFMIVQFMRGLPRELGDAARIDGCGPIRAFLYVVLPLSKPALVTTAIFTFIWSWNDFLSQLIYLNSPETYTMPLALRLFIDQTGESSYGAMVAMSVLTLLPIALFFVAFQRLLVQGVSTSGLKG; this comes from the coding sequence TTGACCACCATCACCGCCGCTGTCCCGGTCGCCCGCAGGATCCGCCGGATCCTGCTGCACCTGGCGATGATCGCGACGATCTGCGTCCTGCTCTATCCCGTCGCGTGGCTGATCGCGTCGTCCTTCAAGCCGGCGTCCGAGATCCTGTCCGGTGCGAGCCTGTGGCCCAGCCGCATCGTGCTGAGCAACTACACCGAGGTGTTCGCCGGCGTCGCCGGGGTCAGCGTCTGGCGTTTCGCCTTCAACTCGCTGCTCATCTCGGTCGGTGCGGTCATCGGGAACGTCGTGTCGTGCTCGCTGGCCGCCTACGCCTTCGCGTGGATGCGTTTCCGGCTGCGCGGCCCGATGTTCGCCTTCATGATCGGCACCATCATGCTGCCGGTCCACGTGCTGCTCATCCCGCAGTACACGATCTTCCAGAGTCTCGGCATGATCGACACGATCTGGCCTCTGGTGCTGCCCAAGCTGCTGGCCACCGACGCGTTCTTCATCTTCATGATCGTGCAGTTCATGCGAGGGCTGCCCCGCGAGCTCGGCGACGCCGCCCGCATCGACGGCTGCGGGCCGATCCGGGCGTTCCTCTACGTGGTGCTGCCGCTGAGCAAACCGGCGCTGGTCACCACCGCCATCTTCACGTTCATCTGGTCCTGGAACGACTTCCTGAGCCAGCTGATCTACCTCAACAGCCCCGAGACCTACACCATGCCCCTGGCGCTGCGGCTGTTCATCGACCAGACCGGTGAGAGCTCGTACGGCGCCATGGTGGCGATGTCGGTGCTCACCCTGCTGCCGATCGCCCTGTTCTTCGTCGCGTTCCAGCGGCTGCTGGTGCAGGGCGTCTCGACCTCGGGCCTGAAGGGATGA